Part of the bacterium genome, GTTGGCCGATCCGGAAAGCGGCTGCACGTAGACCTGTTTTTCGTCGGGCAGATACATCCAGCTTGTCAGGCCGTCCGTCAAAAGCTGTTTGTTCGTCGGCTCGGCATAGTCCCAGCGCATGCGCGCGGGCAGCTTGATCTTGATCGTGCCGGACGCGCCCTGCGTGCCGCGGGCGGAGGTCGTCTCCTGGATGAAGTCCGCGCGAAAATCCTTCATCGAGGCGTAAGCAGAGCGGACCTTTTCGGCGATCTCGTCGATCGTCTGCGCGCCGGCGGGCGCCGCGAACACAAGGGGCAGCGCGGCCACGAGGGCCGCGAAAACGGTGCGTTTCATTTTGGATCAATCGTATTTGCGTGAGGGGACAAGAACCTCGCGGGGTCGGCTCGTTCCGTCGGACGGCCCGACGATGCCTTCCCGCTCCATGCGCTCCATGATGCGCGCCGAGCGGTTATAGCCGATTTTCAGCCGCCGCTGAAGGTAGCTGACCGAGGCCTTGCGTTCGCGCGCCACGATCTCGATGGCGCGGTCGTACTCCGGATCGTCCTCCAGGTCGGCGTCCTGACCATCTTCCCCGGCCTCCTCTTCCTGCTCCATCGCGCGAATCGCGGCTTCGTCGTACGCCGACGCGCCGCCGTGTTTGATGTTTTCCACCACCGCCTGCACCTCCGTCTCGGAGATCCAGCAGCCGTGGATACGCACGACCTCGCTTGTGGTCGGCGGAAGGAAAAGCATGTCGCCGTTTCCCAAAAGGCGCTGCGCGCCCGAGGCATCGATGATCGTTTTCGAATCGGTGCCCGAGGACACCTTGAAGCTGACGCGCGCCGGGAAGTTCGCCTTGATGACGCCGCTGACGACGTCGACGCTCGGCCGTTGCGTCGCGAGGATCAGGTGAATGCCCGCCGCGCGCGCCATCTGCGCCAGGCGCGCGATCGACGATTCGAAATCCTTTTGCGCCACCATCATCAGGTCCGCGAGCTCGTCCACGATGACGACGATATACGGCAGGCGCTCGAGATCGTCTTCCTCGGCGCCCCGGCGTCGTCCGCGTTCGGCGCGCAGGCGGTCGACCTTCTTGTTGTAGCTAGCAATGTTTCGCACGCCGCGATCGCGCAGCTTGCGGTAGCGGCTTTCCATTTCGCCGACCGCCCAACGCAGGATCGCCGTCGCCTTTTTGGGCTGCGTGCACACGGGGCACAGAAGGTGCGGAATGTCGGCGTAGTCGGATAGTTCGAGCATCTTCGGGTCGATCAGAATCAGCCGCACATCCTGCGGGCTCGCCTTGTAGAGAATGCCGGTGATGAGCGTGTTGATGAACACGGACTTGCCCGCGCCTGTCGTTCCCGCGACCAGAAGATGCGGCATTTTCGCCAGATCCTGAATGACGGGGTTGCCGGTGATGTCCTTGCCGAACGGCACGGACAAGGGCGATTCCCCGCTCTGGAACGGACGGGACTCGATCAGCTCGCGCAGCAGGATCGTCTCGCGAACGGCGTTGGGCACCTCGATGCCGACGGCGCCCTTTCCGGGGATCGGCGCGATGATGCGCACGCTCTCGGCGCGCAGCACCATCTTCAGGTCGTCCTCCAGCGACGCGATGCGATTGACCTTGATGCCCGGCGCCGGCTCGAACTCGTACATTGTGATGATCGGGCCGGGGTGCACGTTCGTGACGCGCCCGCGCACGCCGAAATCCTCGAGCTTGCTTTCTAGCTGCCGGCTCGACTCGACGATCAATTCGCGATCGACCGGCAGATTGCGCCCGCGGTAATCTTCGAGAAGTTCGATCGGCGGTGGAATGTACGGTCCCGTGCCGCGCAGGAAATCGATCTGCCCCGGCGTCGCGGGCTGACGCTTCGCGTCGGCGCGCTCGGAGATGCGAGGCTCGGGTGTGTTCGGCGCGGAATCGCGCGCCTCGCGGTAATCGTCGTGATTCAGTTCGATGGATTCGAGGATGCGCCCCAGATCGTCGATGTCGCCGGACGTTTCGGCGTGGCCGTTCGCGGGATGCGCGGCGCGATCACCGATGACGCGGCCGAGCAGCTCGTCCTCCGAATCGCGCGGCGCTTCCTCGACGGGCGCCGGTTGGACGCGACGCTTTTCCGTGCGCGCGGGTTTGGGCGCGTGGATGACCGGTCCGGCTTCCGGTTCGGCGATTTCGTCCTCGGCAAGCAGGGCGCGGCGCGCGAAAAGTCGTCGCAGCGAAGCGCCCGCGTGCCCGAAAGCAAACGCCGCACCACGCACCCCCGCCCGAAACGCCTGCCCCAATGCGATGATGGAACGCGCGACGGAGAAGTTCACCGCGAAAACGAACGACGTGACGATCGCCGCGCCCAGGATGACAAGCCCGCCGACCTTCCCGAATTCCGGATACAGGCGCCGTGCGATAAACCAGCCGAGCACGCCGCCCCGTTCGATGATCCGCGCGTCGTCTCGCATCGGCAAATGCATCAACGCAACGATCGAACCGGCCGCAAGGAAAAACAGCGCGATGCCGAACACACGCGCGGCCGTGACCGAAAACGCGCGGCCGGCGAAGGTCAGCACGGAAACGTACGCGAGCAGCAGGGGCAGCAGATAGGCCGTCAGCCCAAGACCCGTCAAAAGAAGGTCCGCCACGACCGCACCGACGCGGCTGACGAGGTTCTGCGGCGAAAGGCCCGTCGCCGTGTTCAGCGAGGGGTCTTCCGGGTTGTGGGAGAGAAACGCGAGGATCAAAAGGATGGCCGCGACAAGGCACAAGACCCCGGCGACCTCCCGGCCCTTCGACTCCCTCAATTCCGGCAGCGCATCGCTAACCATCAAAAAGTCACCCAAGCGCAATATGTTACGCGACTTTCGTGAGAATGGACTTTAACTTACGCCAAAGAATCGATCAATCCCAAATCCGGGGAAAAATGGCAAAAAAATTGCGTGCAAGAAAAGAGGAAAGAGGAAGGAGCGGACGTAGCGATCGGTAATCCATGCCCGTGCCCGTGCCCCGAGCCCGTGCCCGTGCCCCATGGACGAGATGGACATAATGGACATGATGGACCCAATGGACGACGTGAACCCGAAGGACGACGTGACACGCCGTCAAGCGTCACGGCTCCGTGCGACGTCATCCTGAGCGCCAGCGAAGGATCTGGCTCGACCCGGCAGACGGCCACGCGGTTTCCGGCACGGGGCCAGATCCTTCGGCTCGCTGCGCTCCCTCAGGATGACGGCCGCGCCAGGCACGTGGCGATTCCACTCAATCCTCAATCCTCAATCCTCACTCAATCCTCACGCTTGATTTCGCGCACGCGATTCCGCACATTCCCCCCGCCGCGCCTAACGCGGCGGAGCAAGATATGGACGTCAAATCGCAAGCCTACGTGGCGGAAGCCGTCAAACGGCATCCCATCAAAGGTCCGGTCCTCGAGATCGCCGCCGGCTGGGAGCCCAACTACTACCGCCCCCTGTTCGGCGATTTGGAATACGTCAAGCAGGACATCCGCCAGTGGGATCCGCCGACGATCGAAATCATCGGCGACGCGAAAGACCTGCGCGGCAAGGTCGGCGACGGCTCGTTCAACACGATTCTTTGCGTCAATACGCTCGAGCACATCGACGAGCCGCACAAGGTCGCGGACGAAATTTTCCGTATTCTCGCCGTGGGGGGGCACGCCATCGTCACCGTGCCGTGCCGCTGCCCCATCCACCGCGCACCCAAGGACTACTGGCGGCCGATGCCCGACGGCATGTTTTTCCTGTTCCGCCGGTTCGAGATCCTCGACATGATGCTTGGCCGCTCGGCGACGTACCCCTCCACGATCAACATGGTCGTGCGAAAGGCCCAACAGCCCGTGGAGCGCGAGGATTTTCCGTACGAGGTGATTCGGACGAAGCGCGAAAACAGCGCAATCGTCAATTTCATCGACGCGATCACCGAGCGGTTCAATATTCAGTTCATCCGGCTGCGATAACGGAGCAAGACCGCGGCACCGATTATTCTCGAAGCCATTCCGCCAGATCGATCTCCCGCGCGCCGCACCCGGCGGCCACCAGCAGCCGGTCCGCGCGCGGGTCGTACTCCACGCCGCGCACCAGCATTCCCGCCGCGGCGCGTTTGATGCGCTCGCCCGTCGCAAGACGGATCGCGTCCACGGTGCCGTCAAAATAGTTGCCCGCGTACAAGACGCCGCGCGCGGCGTCGACCGCCAGATCGCGCACGCCGTATCCGGCGTCGAACCGCCGCGTCACCACGAGCCTGTCCGCGTCGATTTCCACGACCTCGGACGCCAGCGGCCGCGCGACGTAAAACCGGTCCGCGTGCCAAATCGCACCGAACGATGACCACCCCACGCGCACCTCGTGCGTCACGGTCAGGCGATCCGCGTCGACGACGACGACGTTCGGACTCCAGTAGTCGGTCACGAGAATGCGCCGCCGCGCGACGTCGAACGCCAGGTCGTACGCATCGCGCCCGGGCACATCCACGCTGCCGACAAACCCGCCCCTCGCGGGGTCGAGTGCGACAAGCGTGTGCGAAACTTCGCATAGCGCGAAAAGACGGCCGGTCGCCGGATCGAGAAGCGTCTCAAAGACGTTGCGGCAGATCGGCACGGGGATCGTGCGCGTCACCGTTCGATCGTTCGCGTCAAGAACGAGGATGGCCTCGTCGTCTCCGCGCCGTCCCCACGGCGGCGCAAAAAACGCATCTCCCGCGTCGTTCGGCGTCAAACGCTGCACCTCGCCTTCGGCGTCGATGCGCGTCGTCGCGGCAAGCGCCGGCGGCGAATCGTCCGTGAACCAGCGGACGATCTCCTCCATGCCGTACGCCGCGGCGATGAGCCGCCGCGCTCCCGATTCGTCGTCACCCGGCACGGCCGCGAACGCGAAGTCGTACGGATGCCGGGCTTCGTCAAAAACCCGAACGGCCGGATCGAGCGACGCGGCCTCGCGCGCGCAGCGGTCGAGCGACTCGTCAAACGCGATTTCGCGATAGAACTGCAAGAAGAACAGGCCGACCGCCGCCACGAGGATCACCGCGAGGCCCGCACGCCGCGCGAAGTGCGCGTTCCGCCAGGCGAAGAACGCGAGGACGGCGGCGACGGCCATCGGGAATACGGCGACAAGACCGAGGAACGAATAGCCGCCAAGCCACATCGGCAGGTCGTACGCGGCCAGGAACGCGGCGAGCCAGAATGGCGTGTGCGCGCGCTCGCGGCGAATCACCCGCCACGCGATTCCCGCCGCGATGACGGCAAGCGCGCCGGCCTTGGCGGCGGCCGGGACGAACAGGTATTCGTTTTGCGCCAGGCCGTAAAACACAAACACGAGCGGCGCCGCGGCAAGCGTCCGCCCAAAATCGCGCATCGTCGGAATCATCGCGGGCGATTGTAGGCCGCCCGACGCGCCCGATCCATCGCAGATTTCCCGTTCCCGTTCCCAATCCCGAAACGCATGGGTCCTATAGGACGCATGGGACCTATACCGCTCCGTGCCGCGAGCGACATCGCATGATCGCCAGGTTACCGGCTTTCTTGACGCGCGGCGGCGCGCTGTGCGGTAATCGCGTGCCGCCGTGACGATACCTTTCGAACTTCCGCTTTTCGTATCCGCCGCCGTCGTTGCCGACGGTGCGCCGGGCGCGCGACTTCCCGTCAGCCTCGACGCGCTTGCGATCGCCGCCGTGCTCGTGCTCGTCCTTCTCGGCATCGCGGCCGCGCTGCTGTCGTTGCGCGACGTCATCCGTCTGGCCCGGCACAAGGAGGGCGCGCCTGTCGTCTCGCGTCGCCTCGCGTTGCGCCTGACAGCGTTCGGCGTGCTCGTTTACTCACTCATCCGTGCTCGCGACGCCATCGCCGACCCTGTGAACGCACCGGGTATGGTGCTGGCTATCGCGTGGTGCTTCCTCGCGTACGCCGCGGTACGCCTTTTCGATATTCTGCTTCGCAACGCACGCGCCGCCGCGATCGCGGGCCTTCTCCTCGCGGATGCGGGCCTCGCCGCGGCGACGGTATTTTTGACGCGCGATTTCGGTTACGTGCCGCGCATG contains:
- a CDS encoding class I SAM-dependent methyltransferase gives rise to the protein MDVKSQAYVAEAVKRHPIKGPVLEIAAGWEPNYYRPLFGDLEYVKQDIRQWDPPTIEIIGDAKDLRGKVGDGSFNTILCVNTLEHIDEPHKVADEIFRILAVGGHAIVTVPCRCPIHRAPKDYWRPMPDGMFFLFRRFEILDMMLGRSATYPSTINMVVRKAQQPVEREDFPYEVIRTKRENSAIVNFIDAITERFNIQFIRLR
- a CDS encoding YncE family protein, whose protein sequence is MRDFGRTLAAAPLVFVFYGLAQNEYLFVPAAAKAGALAVIAAGIAWRVIRRERAHTPFWLAAFLAAYDLPMWLGGYSFLGLVAVFPMAVAAVLAFFAWRNAHFARRAGLAVILVAAVGLFFLQFYREIAFDESLDRCAREAASLDPAVRVFDEARHPYDFAFAAVPGDDESGARRLIAAAYGMEEIVRWFTDDSPPALAATTRIDAEGEVQRLTPNDAGDAFFAPPWGRRGDDEAILVLDANDRTVTRTIPVPICRNVFETLLDPATGRLFALCEVSHTLVALDPARGGFVGSVDVPGRDAYDLAFDVARRRILVTDYWSPNVVVVDADRLTVTHEVRVGWSSFGAIWHADRFYVARPLASEVVEIDADRLVVTRRFDAGYGVRDLAVDAARGVLYAGNYFDGTVDAIRLATGERIKRAAAGMLVRGVEYDPRADRLLVAAGCGAREIDLAEWLRE
- the lolA gene encoding outer membrane lipoprotein chaperone LolA translates to MKRTVFAALVAALPLVFAAPAGAQTIDEIAEKVRSAYASMKDFRADFIQETTSARGTQGASGTIKIKLPARMRWDYAEPTNKQLLTDGLTSWMYLPDEKQVYVQPLSGSANAKIPLEMLTGRVDFREEYNARLAGDADGVVTVELLPKTETAGFDRATLWIDKSTWRISKFTITDPYGAKTTVILKNAAVNPGLADSEFTWTDKPGVEIVRAPGS
- a CDS encoding DUF87 domain-containing protein; translation: MARRLYPEFGKVGGLVILGAAIVTSFVFAVNFSVARSIIALGQAFRAGVRGAAFAFGHAGASLRRLFARRALLAEDEIAEPEAGPVIHAPKPARTEKRRVQPAPVEEAPRDSEDELLGRVIGDRAAHPANGHAETSGDIDDLGRILESIELNHDDYREARDSAPNTPEPRISERADAKRQPATPGQIDFLRGTGPYIPPPIELLEDYRGRNLPVDRELIVESSRQLESKLEDFGVRGRVTNVHPGPIITMYEFEPAPGIKVNRIASLEDDLKMVLRAESVRIIAPIPGKGAVGIEVPNAVRETILLRELIESRPFQSGESPLSVPFGKDITGNPVIQDLAKMPHLLVAGTTGAGKSVFINTLITGILYKASPQDVRLILIDPKMLELSDYADIPHLLCPVCTQPKKATAILRWAVGEMESRYRKLRDRGVRNIASYNKKVDRLRAERGRRRGAEEDDLERLPYIVVIVDELADLMMVAQKDFESSIARLAQMARAAGIHLILATQRPSVDVVSGVIKANFPARVSFKVSSGTDSKTIIDASGAQRLLGNGDMLFLPPTTSEVVRIHGCWISETEVQAVVENIKHGGASAYDEAAIRAMEQEEEAGEDGQDADLEDDPEYDRAIEIVARERKASVSYLQRRLKIGYNRSARIMERMEREGIVGPSDGTSRPREVLVPSRKYD